A region of Cucumis melo cultivar AY chromosome 2, USDA_Cmelo_AY_1.0, whole genome shotgun sequence DNA encodes the following proteins:
- the LOC103494183 gene encoding uncharacterized protein LOC103494183 isoform X1, producing the protein MEPWEALDLDYSDVHSLLRPLKRHRSPQPLSPSSTATSTLSLPLLETCSLPPSKSQPRVDNLQSELSLSPQASLCRSQRISTGLEASCPSGASTRIIPGPAGAVQVAMQRRTRGDHSCVGDEEPVPTQEYIRRVMENGDEEDDDFNRSPWVCALDFVRSIGAMEGNGAVSETPLNSIKNGFIDEKVGLVVAIIKSCTSNGLGGMMVALKVRFPSIHVLYGGSSILRFQYSVVTKISTHFWCQDPTGTIDASIHHRVISEGIFGKDLSVGAVLILQKVAVFSPTRSVHVLNVTRSNVVKVISKDSGPLIKHNSPTPIRWSDFITGDTHGEVHMQQMNSDVSRESTQNIMNNLRQSSKFRRNRLGDLRTGKGGAASSSNWNCNETVGSRQSVVEKEGGVIDVGISKRTPSVGCNMVYVDQDQGRGSDEPINHPMGTDSAKENGAASSTAQLPNNQEAETINEMKKTVTRTQPLLPQWTDEQLDELFEFD; encoded by the exons ATGGAACCATGGGAAGCCCTTGATCTTGATTACTCCGACGTACACTCCCTCCTCCGCCCTTTGAAGCGTCACCGTAGTCCCCAGCCCCTCTCCCCTTCCTCCACCGCCACTTCCACTCTCTCTCTGCCGCTTCTTGAAACCTGCTCTCTCCCCCCTTCCAAGTCCCAACCCCGAGTTGATAACCTCCAATCGGAGTTGAGTTTGTCACCTCAGGCTTCACTTTGTCGATCCCAACGGATTTCAACTGGATTAGAGGCCTCTTGTCCTTCCGGTGCGTCTACGCGTATCATTCCTGGTCCTGCTGGAGCGGTTCAGGTAGCAATGCAGCGTAGAACTCGTGGTGATCACTCTTGTGTCGGAGATGAAGAGCCCGTTCCTACTCAGGAGTATATAAGGAGAGTTATGGAGAATGGGGATGAAGAGGACGATGATTTCAATCGCAGTCCGTGGGTTTGCGCTTTGGATTTTGTCCGCAGCATag GTGCGATGGAGGGTAATGGAGCTGTGTCTGAAACTCCTTTGAACTCTATCAAGAATGGCTTCATCGATGAGAAAGTTGGTTTG GTCGTAGCCATTATCAAATCCTGTACCTCAAATGGTCTGGGTGGAATGATGGTAGCTTTAAAGGTTAGATTTCCGAGTATCCATGTCCTATACGGCGGAAGTAGCATTCTAAGATTTCAATACTCTGTGGTTACGAAAATAAGCACGCACTTCTGGTGCCAGGATCCAACAGGTACAATAGACGCTAGCATCCACCATAGAGTTATTTCTGAAGGAATCTTTGGGAAGGACTTGTCTGTTGGTGCAGTTTTAATATTGCAGAAg GTTGCCGTGTTTTCTCCTACGCGTTCTGTACATGTGCTCAATGTAACAAGAAGTAACGTTGTCAAG GTTATCTCCAAGGACAGTGGACCTCTTATAAAGCATAATAGCCCTACACCGATCAGATGGTCTGATTTTATAACTGGAG ACACCCATGGAGAAGTACACATGCAGCAGATGAATTCTGATGTATCACGTGAATCAACTCAAAATATCATGAACAATCTAAGGCAAAGTTCTAAATTTAGACGGAATAGACTAGGTGACTTACGAACAGGAAAAGGAGGTGCTGCATCGTCTAGCAATTGGAATTGTAATGAAACCGTTGGAAGCCGACAGTCCGTAGTCGAGAAAGAAGGGGGAGTTATAGATGTGGGTATTTCTAAACGAACCCCAAGTGTTGGTTGTAACATGGTCTATGTTGATCAGGATCAAGGGAGAGGATCGGATGAGCCTATCAACCATCCTATGGGTACAGATTCAGCCAAAGAAAATGGTGCTGCATCCAGCACTGCTCAACTCCCAAATAATCAAGAAGCTGAAACAATCAATGAGATGAAAAAGACAGTGACACGAACACAACCATTACTTCCACAATGGACAGATGAGCAATTAGATGAGCTCTTTGAATTTGACTGA
- the LOC103494183 gene encoding uncharacterized protein LOC103494183 isoform X2: MEPWEALDLDYSDVHSLLRPLKRHRSPQPLSPSSTATSTLSLPLLETCSLPPSKSQPRVDNLQSELSLSPQASLCRSQRISTGLEASCPSGASTRIIPGPAGAVQVAMQRRTRGDHSCVGDEEPVPTQEYIRRVMENGDEEDDDFNRSPWVCALDFVRSIGAMEGNGAVSETPLNSIKNGFIDEKVGLVVAIIKSCTSNGLGGMMVALKDPTGTIDASIHHRVISEGIFGKDLSVGAVLILQKVAVFSPTRSVHVLNVTRSNVVKVISKDSGPLIKHNSPTPIRWSDFITGDTHGEVHMQQMNSDVSRESTQNIMNNLRQSSKFRRNRLGDLRTGKGGAASSSNWNCNETVGSRQSVVEKEGGVIDVGISKRTPSVGCNMVYVDQDQGRGSDEPINHPMGTDSAKENGAASSTAQLPNNQEAETINEMKKTVTRTQPLLPQWTDEQLDELFEFD, from the exons ATGGAACCATGGGAAGCCCTTGATCTTGATTACTCCGACGTACACTCCCTCCTCCGCCCTTTGAAGCGTCACCGTAGTCCCCAGCCCCTCTCCCCTTCCTCCACCGCCACTTCCACTCTCTCTCTGCCGCTTCTTGAAACCTGCTCTCTCCCCCCTTCCAAGTCCCAACCCCGAGTTGATAACCTCCAATCGGAGTTGAGTTTGTCACCTCAGGCTTCACTTTGTCGATCCCAACGGATTTCAACTGGATTAGAGGCCTCTTGTCCTTCCGGTGCGTCTACGCGTATCATTCCTGGTCCTGCTGGAGCGGTTCAGGTAGCAATGCAGCGTAGAACTCGTGGTGATCACTCTTGTGTCGGAGATGAAGAGCCCGTTCCTACTCAGGAGTATATAAGGAGAGTTATGGAGAATGGGGATGAAGAGGACGATGATTTCAATCGCAGTCCGTGGGTTTGCGCTTTGGATTTTGTCCGCAGCATag GTGCGATGGAGGGTAATGGAGCTGTGTCTGAAACTCCTTTGAACTCTATCAAGAATGGCTTCATCGATGAGAAAGTTGGTTTG GTCGTAGCCATTATCAAATCCTGTACCTCAAATGGTCTGGGTGGAATGATGGTAGCTTTAAAG GATCCAACAGGTACAATAGACGCTAGCATCCACCATAGAGTTATTTCTGAAGGAATCTTTGGGAAGGACTTGTCTGTTGGTGCAGTTTTAATATTGCAGAAg GTTGCCGTGTTTTCTCCTACGCGTTCTGTACATGTGCTCAATGTAACAAGAAGTAACGTTGTCAAG GTTATCTCCAAGGACAGTGGACCTCTTATAAAGCATAATAGCCCTACACCGATCAGATGGTCTGATTTTATAACTGGAG ACACCCATGGAGAAGTACACATGCAGCAGATGAATTCTGATGTATCACGTGAATCAACTCAAAATATCATGAACAATCTAAGGCAAAGTTCTAAATTTAGACGGAATAGACTAGGTGACTTACGAACAGGAAAAGGAGGTGCTGCATCGTCTAGCAATTGGAATTGTAATGAAACCGTTGGAAGCCGACAGTCCGTAGTCGAGAAAGAAGGGGGAGTTATAGATGTGGGTATTTCTAAACGAACCCCAAGTGTTGGTTGTAACATGGTCTATGTTGATCAGGATCAAGGGAGAGGATCGGATGAGCCTATCAACCATCCTATGGGTACAGATTCAGCCAAAGAAAATGGTGCTGCATCCAGCACTGCTCAACTCCCAAATAATCAAGAAGCTGAAACAATCAATGAGATGAAAAAGACAGTGACACGAACACAACCATTACTTCCACAATGGACAGATGAGCAATTAGATGAGCTCTTTGAATTTGACTGA
- the LOC103494182 gene encoding protein C2-DOMAIN ABA-RELATED 4-like isoform X1, which produces MPDTPTSPKSGGRLSLMENLLGLLRIRIIRGVNLAVRDVRSSDPYVVVKMGKQKLKTRVIKKDVNPVWNEDLTLSVSDPNLPIKLTVYDHDTFSKDDKMGYAEFDIKAFMEALKMNLKNLPSGTTITRMLPARQNCLAEESCVVWKDGKVVQDIYLRLRNVECGEVEVQLQWINLPNSKG; this is translated from the exons ATGCCGGACACACCTACATCGCCAAAGAGCGGTGGCCGGCTGTCGCTAATGGAGAATCTGCTCGGGCTTCTCCGTATTCGTATCATTCGTGGTGTCAATCTCGCTGTTCGTGATGTTCGCAGTAGCGATCCTTATGTCGTCGTCAAGATGGGAAAGCAA AAATTAAAGACACGGGTGATAAAGAAGGATGTCAATCCTGTATGGAATGAAGATCTAACCCTCTCTGTTAGTGACCCGAACCTTCCCATTAAACTG ACGGTTTACGATCACGACACATTTAGCAAGGATGATAAAATGGGGTACGCTGAGTTCGATATCAAAGCATTTATGGAAGCTCTGAAGATGAACTTGAAGAATCTTCCCAGTGGAACGACAATAACACGAATGCTACCAGCAAGGCAAAACTGTCTAGCTGAAGAGAGCTGCGTCGTCTGGAAAGATGGTAAAGTAGTCCAAGATATCTACCTTAGATTGAGAAATGTCGAATGCGGGGAAGTCGAGGTTCAATTGCAGTGGATTAATCTTCCAAACTCCAAAGGATAA
- the LOC103494182 gene encoding protein C2-DOMAIN ABA-RELATED 4-like isoform X2 has translation MPDTPTSPKSGGRLSLMENLLGLLRIRIIRGVNLAVRDVRSSDPYVVVKMGKQTVYDHDTFSKDDKMGYAEFDIKAFMEALKMNLKNLPSGTTITRMLPARQNCLAEESCVVWKDGKVVQDIYLRLRNVECGEVEVQLQWINLPNSKG, from the exons ATGCCGGACACACCTACATCGCCAAAGAGCGGTGGCCGGCTGTCGCTAATGGAGAATCTGCTCGGGCTTCTCCGTATTCGTATCATTCGTGGTGTCAATCTCGCTGTTCGTGATGTTCGCAGTAGCGATCCTTATGTCGTCGTCAAGATGGGAAAGCAA ACGGTTTACGATCACGACACATTTAGCAAGGATGATAAAATGGGGTACGCTGAGTTCGATATCAAAGCATTTATGGAAGCTCTGAAGATGAACTTGAAGAATCTTCCCAGTGGAACGACAATAACACGAATGCTACCAGCAAGGCAAAACTGTCTAGCTGAAGAGAGCTGCGTCGTCTGGAAAGATGGTAAAGTAGTCCAAGATATCTACCTTAGATTGAGAAATGTCGAATGCGGGGAAGTCGAGGTTCAATTGCAGTGGATTAATCTTCCAAACTCCAAAGGATAA
- the LOC103494181 gene encoding probable auxin efflux carrier component 1c: MITLSDFYHVMTAVVPLYVAMILAYGSVKWWNIFTPDQCSGINRFVALFAVPLLSFHFIASNNPYTMSFRFIAADTLQKIIVLVVLGIWTKVSRRGCLEWTITLFSLSTLPNTLVMGIPLLKGMYGDFSGSLMVQIVVLQCIIWYTLMLFMFEFRGARNLISEQFPDTAASIVSIHVESDVVSLDGRQVLETEAEIKDDGKLHVTVRRSNASRSDIFSRRSQGLSSGTPRPSNLTNAEIYSLQSSRNPTPRGSSFNHTDFYSMIGGGPLPGAASRGPTPRQSNYEEEHHGGGGGKSGARYYYHGNPAAVPPHYPTPNMGMFSPTGSRNVVSSKKSITNGQAGQYKMDESNNNNNKDLHMFVWSSSASPVSDVFGSHDYGAPHDHKDVKLNVSPGKVESGARQNHREDVEREEFSFGNRGMNSSSNNCQEIEGEKGGKTKTMPPASVMTRLILIMVWRKLIRNPNTYSSLVGLTWSLVSFRWHVEMPAIVAQSISILSDAGLGMAMFSLGLFMALQPRIIACGNSIAAFAMAIRFLTGPAVMAAASIAVGLRGVLLHVAIVQAALPQGIVPFVFAKEYNVHPDILSTAVIFGMLIALPITLVYYILLGL, from the exons ATGATTACATTATCAGACTTCTACCATGTCATGACAGCCGTCGTGCCGCTCTACGTCGCTATGATACTAGCTTACGGTTCCGTCAAATGGTGGAACATCTTCACCCCTGATCAGTGCTCTGGTATCAATCGTTTCGTCGCTCTCTTCGCCGTTCCCCTTCTCTCCTTCCATTTTATCGCCTCCAACAATCCCTACACTATGAGCTTTCGCTTCATTGCTGCTGATACCCTCCAGAAAATCATCGTTCTCGTCGTGCTCGGCATCTGGACAAAG GTGAGTCGGAGGGGTTGTTTGGAGTGGACAATTACTCTGTTTTCACTTTCGACTCTGCCTAACACTCTGGTTATGGGAATTCCTTTGCTCAAAGGAATGTATGGCGATTTTTCCGGCAGCTTAATGGTTCAAATTGTTGTTCTTCAATGCATAATTTGGTACACTTTAATGCTCTTCATGTTCGAATTCAGAGGAGCTAGGAACTTGATCTCGGAGCAATTTCCGGATACAGCAGCATCGATCGTCTCAATCCATGTCGAATCCGATGTTGTTTCGCTTGATGGTCGACAAGTACTGGAAACAGAGGCAGAGATAAAAGATGATGGCAAACTTCACGTAACCGTTAGACGATCAAACGCTTCTCGGTCAGATATTTTCTCGCGTCGGTCGCAGGGGCTGTCGTCGGGGACTCCCCGACCATCGAATCTCACCAACGCCGAGATTTATTCCCTGCAGTCATCAAGAAACCCGACGCCGAGAGGGTCTAGTTTTAACCATACTGATTTTTACTCCATGATCGGCGGCGGACCACTGCCAGGAGCAGCGTCGAGGGGGCCAACGCCACGACAGTCGAATTATGAGGAGGAGCATCACGGTGGAGGAGGAGGAAAGAGTGGAGCGAGATACTATTATCATGGGAATCCAGCGGCAGTGCCGCCGCATTACCCTACACCGAACATGGGAATGTTTTCGCCGACGGGATCGAGAAATGTGGTGTCGAGTAAGAAATCGATCACAAACGGGCAGGCGGGACAGTACAAGATGGATGAGagtaacaataacaacaacaaagaTCTTCATATGTTTGTTTGGAGTTCAAGTGCTTCTCCTGTTTCTGATGTGTTTGGAAGCCATGATTATGGAGCTCCCCATGATCACAAAGATGTCAAACTGAATGTTTCTCCAGGAAAAG TGGAGAGCGGAGCAAGACAGAACCACAGAGAAGATGTAGAGCGGGAAGAGTTCAGCTTTGGCAATAGAGGGATGAACAGCAGCAGCAACAACTGCCAAGAAATAGAAGGAGAAAAAGGAGGAAAAACAAAGACAATGCCACCAGCAAGTGTAATGACAAGGCTTATTTTGATCATGGTTTGGAGAAAACTCATAAGAAACCCCAATACTTATTCAAGCTTGGTTGGCCTCACTTGGTCCCTTGTTTCATTTAG gTGGCATGTTGAAATGCCTGCTATTGTGGCACAATCCATCTCCATTCTCTCCGATGCCGGACTCGGCATGGCCATGTTTAGTCTCG GTTTGTTCATGGCTTTGCAACCAAGGATTATAGCATGTGGAAATTCCATAGCAGCTTTTGCCATGGCTATTAGATTCCTTACTGGCCCTGCTGTCATGGCAGCTGCTTCAATTGCTGTTGGCCTCAGGGGTGTACTCTTACATGTTGCCATAGTTCAG GCAGCTCTTCCTCAAGGGATCGTACCGTTTGTGTTTGCAAAAGAGTACAACGTGCACCCAGATATTTTGAGCACTGC agTGATATTTGGGATGCTGATTGCACTGCCAATAACATTGGTTTACTACATTTTGTTGGGATTGTGA